A DNA window from Vigna angularis cultivar LongXiaoDou No.4 chromosome 1, ASM1680809v1, whole genome shotgun sequence contains the following coding sequences:
- the LOC108327897 gene encoding uncharacterized protein LOC108327897 yields the protein MVVPFKASYPLFLCLILFCGVNCTEFEVGGHGGWVVPKTKDDAQMFNQWASQNRFKIDDTLLFKYEKDSVMEVTEEEYEKCVSPHPLFFSNNGDIVFKFDRAGLFYFISGVRGHCDRGQKMIIKVLDIEASPSPQYANSTTPKPHSKSGVAELTPMRIMTESIVFVLSTFFLQLYVIMLTILGAAGAQEIGKHHNKGRTLNVKQVSYHEFEKFVKEESSRPLADLSTPLCSAHQMGSCRMGSNPKQSMVNETGETWEMEGLYVPDTSVFPTALGVNPVVIVQAIAYYVAQSVLEVLRMKRSK from the exons ATGGTTGTTCCCTTCAAAGCCTCATACCCACTTTTCCTTTGCTTGATTCTTTTCTGTGGCGTCAATTGCACTGAGTTTGAAGTTGGTGGCCATGGAGGTTGGGTTGTCCCAAAGACAAAGGATGATGCTCAAATGTTCAATCAATGGGCATCCCAAAACAGATTCAAGATTGATGACACTCTTC TTTTCAAGTACGAGAAAGACTCAGTTATGGAGGTGACTgaagaagaatatgaaaaatgtgTATCACCTCATCCCCTCTTTTTCTCCAACAATGGTGACATTGTGTTCAAGTTTGACAGAGCAGGCTTGTTCTACTTCATCAGTGGTGTTCGTGGTCACTGTGACAGAGGGCAAAAGATGATCATCAAGGTCTTGGATATTGAAGCAAGTCCCTCACCCCAATATGCAAATAGCACTACACCAAAGCCACATTCAAAAAGTGGAGTTGCTGAACTTACTCCCATGAGGATCATGACAGAGTccatagtttttgttttgtcaaCCTTCTTCCTTCAGCTTTAT GTTATAATGTTGACAATTCTGGGGGCTGCTGGAGCTCAAGAAATTGGAAAACATCATAATAAGGGAAGGACCTTAAATGTAAAGCAAGTGAGCTATCATGAGTTTGAGAAGTTCGTTAAGGAAGAAAGTTCAAGGCCACTAGCAGACCTTTCAACACCATTGTGTTCAGCACATCAAATGGGGAGTTGCAGGATGGGTTCTAATCCAAAGCAATCAATGGTGAATGAGACAGGAGAAACATGGGAAATGGAAGGCCTTTATGTGCCTGATACAAGTGTCTTTCCCACAGCTTTGGGAGTGAATCCAGTGGTCATTGTTCAAGCTATTGCTTACTACGTAGCACAATCTGTCTTAGAAGTTCTCAGAATGAAAAGAAGTAAATGA